The Fibrobacter sp. UWB2 genomic interval GCGCGAATGTCGTCATAATTTTAGACAAGCTGAAAAATTGAATCTGACATACGGCGAAATTCCCGATAGCGAAATGGAAAAATTCTACGACTTCCTTGTGCTTTCAAAGGCTCGTTACAATACCAAACCAGTCCATTCTTTAGCGGAATTGCGCGACCTCAAACAGAGATTCCCAGAAGATGTTTTATTCCGCGGCGTTTGGCAGAACGGCGAATATTTGTCGGGGATGATGATTTTCAGTTTCAAACAAGCGAAGGCTTTCCATTTCCAGTACCTTGCACCCGATGATTCCAGGCGTGAAACGAATGCCTCAACAGCGCTATTTGTAAATGCGATGCGTGAGGCTGCTCAAGTTGGGTGTGAAAAGTTCTCGTGGGGAATTTCAACAGAAAATGGCGGCGCTTATTTGAACGAAAATCTTTACCGATTCAAGGAATCGTTCGGCGCAACCGCCTGTGTGAACGCTAGATACGAGAAGTAGCTTCTTTCACAAAATCTTTGTACTCGTAAATGTAATCGGATTCGTCATAGTGTTCCGATGCGAGTACCATGCAAACAGCGCCCGAAGAGAAATTCTCGATTTCGCGCCAGTGCATTGTCGGAATGTAAAGCCCGTGATAGGAGCGGTTCAGGGAATATTTGGAACGCCTTTTGCCGTCGTCCAGAATCACGTCAAAGCTACCGCTTGCAGCGATAATCAATTGACGTAGCTTGCGATGCGCATGGCCCCCGCGGGTTGTTCCGCCAGGAACGTCGTACAGGTAGTACAAGCGCTTGATATCAAACGGGATGAGTTCTCCGCCTTCGACAACGCTCAAGTTGCCACGTTGGTCGTGAGCAATCGGGATATCAATTAAACGCGGTTCTTTAAGCTGTTCTTCGTTCCATTCCATGCCCTTAATATAACAAAACCATCTCAAAATGAGATGGCCTGCGTAAAAAAGAACCTGTAAGGTTGTTGTTTTCTGTAAAAACAAATGTGAACTATTATAAATAATAAAAATGTAACGAAATCTTTAATGAAAACGGACGTTTACGTTACATTCTGTTCCGATTTTTCATAGCCATTGCGCTATTTGAAGAACTTTTCGTTTTTTTGAATTTTTCGATATTTTTATGGTATATTCTTTATAGGAAATAAAAATTCATTTAACGTAAACATTATTCCAAGTTGGAATACTAGAAGTTGGAGTAAATAAATCATTACTAAATTCTTGCGGGATGTTCCATTTTGAAATATTCGACTTATTTTAGGTGTAAATATAGGATTGGGTTGACATGAGACTTTTCGATGAACATGTAGTCTTGCGCTTTGCGCTATTGTTAGCGTGTTTTCTGTTTGCAGAAACTATACCAGATATTCTGAACTTTACAGAACACGTCTATAACTTTATACCGTACTTTTTGGCGATAGTTTTTTTGGCGTATGTCGCCTTGTTCTATAAATTCCCGATGGATGGCCGGAAAATCCGTAATGATGTGGATATCCCGGAACCGAAGGTCGTCGAACCGATTCGCGACCTGAAAAAGGACCTCCTTGAAAAAGATGAAATGTTCCAGATGATGATCGATGTGTCGTCGGATGGATTTTGGACGTTCGATGTGGCGTCGGGGAAGGTTTATTGGTCCAATCGCGTTGCCAAGTTGCTTGCCACCGATAGCGCAAGCCTAGAAGATTCCTTTGAACCTTTGAAAAAGCGCGTGATTGAAAGCGACTGGAATGCCTTCCGTGAACAGCTGAATGCCGCTTTGCAGACTTTGGGAACTTTCTCATGCAACCTGACTCTGCTTGACGCCTCCAAGAAAAATGCAAAACTCGTGATTAGTGGGCGTGTTCAAAGTAACGACTCTGGCCGTCCGATTCGCGTGATTGGTTCTTTGACGGAACAGGTTGATACCAAGTCTGCTGAACGCGAACGCTATAATTACGTTTACCAGGATGCGCTTACAGGCGTTTATAATCGCAAGTATTTCCTCGAAAAGCTAAAAACCGATGTCGATATCGCGGCAAAGCGCCCGGACTATGTTTTTGCGGTAGCTCTTTTGGATATCGATAGCTTTGGTGCCATCAACGCTTCGTACTCCATCAATATTGGCGATAATGTTCTCCGCACGATTGCAGACCGTTTAAAATCAATTGCACGCCCCGATGACTGCGTGGCTCGAATTGGTCCTGATGTGTTCGCCGTTATTTTGCACAACATCCAGAGCCGTGACCCGAATGACGACTTGATTCCACTTGTCCGTAATATTCATAACAAAGTTAAGTCTCCGATTTCGCTGGAAGGCAAGGATTTGTACATCAGTGTTTCGATGTCGATTGTCGTGAACCAGGATGTCGATTGCGTCGAAGATATTCTCGCCAATGCAAATGCAAGCCTTCGCGATATGAAGAAGGGCATTAACCATGGCGGTATCCAGTTCTTTAGCGGCGGCATTCGCGAAAAGGCGATGAAGCTTTACAAGCTCGAATTCGAAATCCGCAGGGCTATCCAGGCACAAGAATTTGTGCTGATGTACCAGCCGATTGTCGATATTCAGGCGGGCAACAAGATTGTGGGCTTTGAAGCGCTTGTGCGCTGGAACCAGTCGGAACGAGGCATTATTTCGCCGGCTGAATTTATCCCGATTGCCGAAGAAACGGGCCTTATTGTGCCGATGGGTGCGCTCATCTTGCGCATGGCTTGTAAGCAGACCAAGCAATGGGTGGACATGGGCTATAAGGATATCCAGGTGGCGGTGAACTTCTCGGCAAAGCAGTTCTCGATGGATTCCATGGTCGACGATGTGCGCCGTGTGTTGACCGAAACGAACTTGAATCCGCGCAACTTGAAGCTCGAAATTACCGAATACACGGCCATGTGCGAAGCGGACAAGACGATTGAAATCATGCGTGCGCTTTCGAATATGGGCATCCAGATTTCGATTGATGACTTTGGAACGGGGTACAGTTCACTTTCGTACTTGAAGCGCTATCCAGTGCATACGCTCAAGATGGACAAGTACTTTGTGGATCACGTGGCGGATAACGAAGAAGATGCTTCGTTTGCCCGCATGGTGATTGGCATTGCGAAGTCCTTGAATTTGGATCTCATCGCCGAAGGCGTTGAAACGAAGGAACAACTCGACTTCTTGTACCGCGAAGGCTGCCACTTGATTCAGGGCTTCTACTTTAGCAGGCCGCTCAATACGGATATGGCGCTAGAGTACATGAAGGAACATTACAATGTTCCGACGCAGGGATCCAGCTTCGAAACGGAACCGGAAGCCGTTAAAGCTTAAATTCCGTAACACGTTCTAGTGTTTTCGCGACAGTGATGGTAGAGTTCTTCTACGGGCACGTTTTTTATTTCGGCGAGTTTGTCGGCGATAAACGGGATGTAGCCAGAGTGGCAGGGCTTGCCGCGGAAGGGGACGGGCGCCATGTAAGGGGCGTCGGTCTCCAAAAGCATCTGGTCGAGCGATACGAGCGCTGCTGCGTCTCGGACATTTTGCGCGTTGTTGAACGTGACGATTCCCGTGAATCCGACGAAGATGTTTGCGTCTAGCTGAAGGAGTTGTTCGACGAATTCAGGCGTGCCTGTAAAGCAATGAACGTGAACGTTGCGGTCGTGTAAGTTCGCGGTGCGGAGCACGGCGAGGGCGTCATCATCGGCTTCGCGGAGGTGGAGTACTAGAGGCTTGCCGCTTTCGATACCGAGCTGTAAATGACGCTCGAAAAGCTTGACTTGTGCAGCCTTAGTCTCGGCTCCGTAATGGTAATCGAGGCCGAATTCACCGCAGGCGACGCACTTGGGGTGCTTCAAGAATTCCATCATCCGGGCTTCGTCTTCGGTTGTTTCTGTTTCGACGTACTCGGGATGGATGCCGTAAGCGGAGTAGACGAAGGGATATTTTTCGCTGAGTTCGCGAGCGTGGTCGAAGTCTGCCGGGTCGCAGGCGACATGGATAAATGCTTCGGGCTGTGCAATTTTGGAGGCGGCTGCTTTTTCTTTGGCGGAACTGCGTTCGGTCGTGAAGTTGGCTGTGTGAAAGCGCTCTAAAAGCGCGTCAAAGGATTCGCCCGCATGGCGCTCGTAAGAATCAATATGACAATGAGTATCGATGAACATTTGGTGAATTCGGAGCGTGATTGTCATTCCCGCCCCGGAACAGAGTTCGGGATAAACTCCAGCGGGAATCTCCTTCTCTTTTAATGAAATGGAGGTGCCCGCTCGGTGGCGGGCATGACATATTTAGTAGTTAACCTCTAATATCTCGTAAACAATCTTTCCGCGGGGGGCTTGGACTTCGACGGTGTCGCCGGCTTTTTTGCCTTGCAAGGCTTCGCCGATGGGGGACTTCATGCTGATGCGGCCCTGGAGCGGGTCGATTTCCTTGTCTCCGACGATGCTGTAAACTTTTTCGCGCTTGGTCTTCTTGTCGACCATCTTGACAGTGGCGCCAAAGCGGATGGAACCGTCCTTGGTGGCGGCGTTTTCGACAATCTGTGCGCCATCCAAAATGCGGTCGAGTTCACGCAAGCGGCGGTCAATTTCGCGCACGCGCATACGCCCGTAAGTGTAGGCGGCATTCTCACTACGGTCGCCTTCGGCAGCGGCGGCTTGCACCTGGTTGATCATTGCCGGGCGTTCGACATATTTGAGATGTTCCCATTCTGCCTTGAATTTTTCAAAGCCTTCTTTCGAAATCAAGTGTTTCATGCGGTAAAAATTAAAAAATTTGCTGTTTATGGTTTGTAACATCAAAAAACTTTAATCGTCATTCTGAGGGGCTTGCCCCGAAGAATCCTGTTGCTTATCGGTAGCTTTACTGGATCCTTCGCTAGCGCTCAGGATGACGCGTAAGCACATTGCTTAGAATGACGTAAGGATATGACTACTCTAATAGAATCAAATAATCTATATTTGAAAAAAACTTTGTTTGAGAGAGTCCTATGATGTTGAAGAATTTATGGTGTGGAAAGATGTCTTTGCGTGGGTGCGTGGCTGTTGCGGCTGTTTCTGGTTTGCTTTTGCTTGCTGCTTGTGATGAAGATAGCGGTACTAGCGCTCCGATTAACAATGAGTCTGAATCCAGTAGCAGTACAGATTCGTTGAATTCATCTTCTAGCAGTAGCGAGGAATCCAGCAGTGGCGTTGAAGAAGTGTCCTCTAGCAGTCAGGACGGATCTTCGAGCAGTTTATCTGCTGCGCTGAATTGCTCAGTTCTTTTAGAGGGTGAGACCGGCTGGAGCTGGGACGTTCCCAAAGAATGTCGCTTCAACCCAAACATCACCTACGGCACCATGACCGACTCCCGCGATAATAAGGTTTACAAGACTGTGAAAATCGGGAACCAGGTGTGGATGGCTGAAAACTTGAACTATGCTGATAGTGTCAAAACTCCGAGCTTGTTGGAGCGCAGCTGCTGTTATGACAACAAGGCTGAAAATTGTGCCGTGACTGGTCGCCTTTATACTTGGGCGGCGGCGATAGACTCGGTGAAACTCGCGACCGACGCCGACAATCCGCAGGACTGCGGTTTCGACAAGAGCTGGAACTGTACGCTCCCGGCAAAGGTGCAGGGCATTTGTCCCGATGGCTGGCACTTGCCAACGCAAGAGGAATGGATCACTCTGTTTGCCGAAGTAGGTGGGGAATTAGGGGCTGGTAAGATTCTCAAAGCTCAGACGGGATGGGATGGTACAGACAGCGTGGGATTTTCTGCCCTCCCTGCAGGAGGCCGGGGCAATGGTGGCCAATTTGGCGCTGATGGCAATTCCGCTTACTTCTGGTGCTCTAATTCTGCGGGTTCGTTCTACGCCTCTTACATGTCCTTGGACTACACCGTGTATGCAGGCCTAGAGCCTGGCCTCAAGGAGGCCGCCTTTTCAGTTCGTTGTCTGAAGGATTAGCCGGGGCGTTACGGGGCTGGCGATTGAAGCCCCGTTCGAGGGGGTGATGGAAGACCCGGCGTTTTTATTGTAACAGGGATTGGCGACCCCGGCACGGTGGCCGGGGTGACAATGTAAGCCGGGGCTGCAATCAGGGGGAGGCTTCCCCCTTTTATAGTCTTTGGTCCTTCGTCTATATTTACTATCTTTGGCTCGGTTATTTAAGAGGTGATATGGTTAAATTGAGAAGGAACGAATCGAAGTACAAACGCTTAAGCCGTATTTATTACAATAGGATGTTTCCGAGGCGTCAGGATGCCATGCGTGTGGCGTGGTCTGTGGCGGCGGGCGTCTTTATTGGTATTTGGCCGACGATTGGTGTTGCCATTATTTTGACGGTTGCGTTCTGTGCCTTGTTCCGCCTTCCGAAGGTTCCGGGGATTGTCTCGTCGTTTGTGGCAAACCCGCTGACTCAGTTCGGCTTTTTCTACCCGACGGGTTATATGCTCGGGTGTAAGATTGTCCATCCGGAGGCGATTAAGTTTGACTTTTTGGAAGAATTCCAGGGGCTTTCGTTCAAAAATTTCACGACGGTGATTGGGCATTTGTGGAATGATGCTGCAGACCACCTGTTGGCGTTCATGATTGGCATTACAATTGTCGCTGCTATTGGCGGCGCCATCTTCTTTTTTCTAGCTTATTTCATCGTAAGTTACAGGAAGAAAAAATGGATTGCGGCAAAGACGGGTTATATCCATAACTTGATTGCCGAAGACGAAGTTTTAATCAAAGAAGCACACAAAGGAAAGAAACCTATGATGCACATCTATCCGTTCAAGGCTTTGCGTCCGGTGAACCCGGCTGAAGCTGAGACTATCTCTGCGCTCCCTTACGACGTGATGAATCGCGCCGAAGCCAAGGCTATGGCTGAGGGCCTTCCGCACTCCTACTTGCGCGTGACGCGTGCCGAACTCGAACTTCCGGATTCTGTCGACGCTTACGATCCGAAGGTTTATGCCCACGCTCGTGAAAATCTCGACAAGATGATCGAAGACGGCGTGATCGCTTTCGACCCGAAGCCGTGCCTCTACGTTTATCGCCAGACGATGAACGGTCGCGAACAGTACGGTCTTGTGTGCTGCGTTCCGGCTGCCGACTACTTCAACGGCACCATCAAAAAGCACGAACTTACCCGCGCTGAC includes:
- the greA gene encoding transcription elongation factor GreA, which produces MKHLISKEGFEKFKAEWEHLKYVERPAMINQVQAAAAEGDRSENAAYTYGRMRVREIDRRLRELDRILDGAQIVENAATKDGSIRFGATVKMVDKKTKREKVYSIVGDKEIDPLQGRISMKSPIGEALQGKKAGDTVEVQAPRGKIVYEILEVNY
- a CDS encoding fibrobacter succinogenes major paralogous domain-containing protein, with the translated sequence MMLKNLWCGKMSLRGCVAVAAVSGLLLLAACDEDSGTSAPINNESESSSSTDSLNSSSSSSEESSSGVEEVSSSSQDGSSSSLSAALNCSVLLEGETGWSWDVPKECRFNPNITYGTMTDSRDNKVYKTVKIGNQVWMAENLNYADSVKTPSLLERSCCYDNKAENCAVTGRLYTWAAAIDSVKLATDADNPQDCGFDKSWNCTLPAKVQGICPDGWHLPTQEEWITLFAEVGGELGAGKILKAQTGWDGTDSVGFSALPAGGRGNGGQFGADGNSAYFWCSNSAGSFYASYMSLDYTVYAGLEPGLKEAAFSVRCLKD
- a CDS encoding EAL domain-containing protein, whose product is MRLFDEHVVLRFALLLACFLFAETIPDILNFTEHVYNFIPYFLAIVFLAYVALFYKFPMDGRKIRNDVDIPEPKVVEPIRDLKKDLLEKDEMFQMMIDVSSDGFWTFDVASGKVYWSNRVAKLLATDSASLEDSFEPLKKRVIESDWNAFREQLNAALQTLGTFSCNLTLLDASKKNAKLVISGRVQSNDSGRPIRVIGSLTEQVDTKSAERERYNYVYQDALTGVYNRKYFLEKLKTDVDIAAKRPDYVFAVALLDIDSFGAINASYSINIGDNVLRTIADRLKSIARPDDCVARIGPDVFAVILHNIQSRDPNDDLIPLVRNIHNKVKSPISLEGKDLYISVSMSIVVNQDVDCVEDILANANASLRDMKKGINHGGIQFFSGGIREKAMKLYKLEFEIRRAIQAQEFVLMYQPIVDIQAGNKIVGFEALVRWNQSERGIISPAEFIPIAEETGLIVPMGALILRMACKQTKQWVDMGYKDIQVAVNFSAKQFSMDSMVDDVRRVLTETNLNPRNLKLEITEYTAMCEADKTIEIMRALSNMGIQISIDDFGTGYSSLSYLKRYPVHTLKMDKYFVDHVADNEEDASFARMVIGIAKSLNLDLIAEGVETKEQLDFLYREGCHLIQGFYFSRPLNTDMALEYMKEHYNVPTQGSSFETEPEAVKA
- a CDS encoding FdtA/QdtA family cupin domain-containing protein; protein product: MEWNEEQLKEPRLIDIPIAHDQRGNLSVVEGGELIPFDIKRLYYLYDVPGGTTRGGHAHRKLRQLIIAASGSFDVILDDGKRRSKYSLNRSYHGLYIPTMHWREIENFSSGAVCMVLASEHYDESDYIYEYKDFVKEATSRI
- a CDS encoding TatD family hydrolase; its protein translation is MFIDTHCHIDSYERHAGESFDALLERFHTANFTTERSSAKEKAAASKIAQPEAFIHVACDPADFDHARELSEKYPFVYSAYGIHPEYVETETTEDEARMMEFLKHPKCVACGEFGLDYHYGAETKAAQVKLFERHLQLGIESGKPLVLHLREADDDALAVLRTANLHDRNVHVHCFTGTPEFVEQLLQLDANIFVGFTGIVTFNNAQNVRDAAALVSLDQMLLETDAPYMAPVPFRGKPCHSGYIPFIADKLAEIKNVPVEELYHHCRENTRTCYGI
- a CDS encoding GNAT family N-acetyltransferase, with protein sequence MYEILPYSHEQELRWDRFVMENSMNGTFLQTRRFLNYHPEGRFADASFFVEKSGIVVAVVPGCSIDGRFVSHQGSTFGGPVISKDFYSGNKILEIVKAIDDYIVQNFKSVKLKPTSRIFATVSTDLLDYALEHSGYSRHTELSCYTPLVKGVDPLEICKRECRHNFRQAEKLNLTYGEIPDSEMEKFYDFLVLSKARYNTKPVHSLAELRDLKQRFPEDVLFRGVWQNGEYLSGMMIFSFKQAKAFHFQYLAPDDSRRETNASTALFVNAMREAAQVGCEKFSWGISTENGGAYLNENLYRFKESFGATACVNARYEK